A stretch of the Streptomyces sp. NBC_00078 genome encodes the following:
- a CDS encoding DMT family transporter — MSALALSVLLSLVSAVAYAGGAIVQEHVAVSSPDQEYAPLRRPTWWAAVALNGLGGLLHVVALAYGPLSLVQPLGALTIVFALPMAALFVGRKAGATAWRGAIMATVGLAGLLSLVGSSESQSLDTAQRVGVAVVSGGVVLALMIAGRAAHRHPAVRSMLLATGSGIAFGMSSVFTKTVAVDWTDGVSSTDLPALAVIGVFATAGMLLSQASYRGAGLTAPLATLTVVNPVVAAAVGITMFGETFRYGTTGTALALSCGVVAAGGLILLTTERMARAAVQAAAPEEPAEPVTGPTPVGELAGPTPVEQLLAVIPERPATAALREEVLVPAQAGPTILAVAYDQADAEPADPARYRFYGPFYGGSYVPMPGHDRHRERVRS, encoded by the coding sequence GTGAGTGCCCTCGCGTTGTCCGTGCTGTTGTCGCTCGTCTCCGCCGTCGCCTACGCGGGCGGGGCGATCGTGCAGGAGCACGTCGCGGTGTCCTCCCCCGACCAGGAGTACGCGCCGCTGCGCCGGCCGACCTGGTGGGCCGCGGTGGCGCTCAACGGCCTGGGCGGACTGCTGCACGTGGTGGCGCTGGCTTACGGCCCGCTGAGCCTGGTGCAGCCGCTGGGCGCGCTGACGATCGTGTTCGCGCTGCCGATGGCGGCGCTGTTCGTGGGCCGCAAGGCCGGTGCGACCGCCTGGCGGGGCGCGATCATGGCGACCGTGGGCCTGGCCGGTCTGCTGTCCCTGGTCGGCTCCTCCGAGTCGCAGTCGCTGGACACGGCCCAGCGGGTCGGCGTGGCCGTGGTCTCCGGCGGCGTGGTCCTGGCGCTGATGATCGCGGGCCGGGCCGCTCACCGGCACCCGGCGGTGCGCAGCATGCTGCTCGCGACCGGTTCCGGCATCGCGTTCGGTATGTCCTCGGTGTTCACGAAGACCGTCGCGGTCGACTGGACCGACGGCGTGTCCTCGACCGACCTTCCCGCCCTGGCCGTGATCGGCGTCTTCGCCACGGCCGGCATGCTGCTGTCCCAGGCCTCCTACCGTGGCGCCGGTCTCACCGCCCCGCTGGCCACCCTGACCGTCGTGAATCCGGTGGTCGCGGCCGCGGTCGGCATCACGATGTTCGGCGAGACCTTCCGCTACGGCACCACGGGCACCGCGCTCGCGCTGAGCTGCGGCGTGGTGGCGGCGGGTGGCCTGATCCTGCTGACGACGGAACGCATGGCGCGCGCCGCGGTGCAGGCCGCCGCGCCGGAGGAGCCGGCCGAGCCCGTCACCGGGCCGACGCCCGTCGGGGAACTCGCCGGACCGACCCCCGTCGAGCAGCTGCTCGCCGTGATCCCCGAGCGGCCGGCCACGGCCGCCCTGCGCGAGGAGGTCCTGGTCCCCGCGCAGGCGGGCCCCACGATCCTGGCGGTGGCCTACGACCAGGCCGACGCGGAGCCCGCCGACCCGGCCAGGTACCGCTTCTACGGCCCCTTCTACGGCGGCTCGTACGTCCCGATGCCGGGTCACGACCGGCACCGGGAGCGCGTCAGATCCTGA
- a CDS encoding (2Fe-2S)-binding protein — MVLLLLVDLDQDLAALGPLGGFFVLRTGGAPHAPLPTLADAYTTYTCTTHTTYPQENQSSDARGNPITFRVEKVAHSLRAPEMRIAVSVAQQGLAARLWSVTLACAVLYGSVPDLDPGLLHWDPDAGAPDDLWLAEVRPLPADAATVADVVLKGHLEPLAAALRARHRVAPGLLRGNAASALAGAARQLDHWAAAHGHPRAAAHTRSLAAGLLAHPLLSGTGTLTGTSFRRRSCCLYYRVPGGGLCGDCCFTRPPRSSAHGTSG; from the coding sequence TTGGTACTACTGCTCCTCGTGGACCTCGATCAGGATCTCGCCGCCCTCGGACCGCTCGGCGGCTTCTTCGTACTACGCACCGGCGGAGCACCGCATGCGCCCCTGCCGACGCTGGCGGACGCATACACGACGTACACCTGCACGACGCACACGACGTATCCGCAGGAAAACCAGTCTTCAGATGCTCGCGGAAATCCTATTACTTTTCGGGTCGAAAAGGTCGCTCATTCTCTCCGCGCTCCCGAGATGCGGATCGCTGTCTCCGTCGCCCAGCAGGGGCTCGCGGCCCGGCTGTGGTCGGTGACGCTCGCCTGCGCCGTGCTCTACGGCAGCGTCCCCGACCTGGACCCCGGGCTGCTGCACTGGGATCCCGACGCAGGCGCCCCCGACGACCTGTGGCTCGCCGAGGTGCGCCCGCTGCCCGCGGACGCCGCGACCGTCGCGGACGTCGTGCTGAAGGGCCACCTCGAACCGCTGGCGGCGGCCCTGCGCGCCCGCCACCGCGTCGCCCCCGGCCTGCTGCGGGGCAACGCGGCATCCGCGCTGGCGGGCGCCGCCCGGCAACTGGACCACTGGGCCGCCGCCCACGGACACCCCCGGGCGGCCGCGCACACCCGCTCCCTCGCCGCCGGACTCCTCGCGCACCCTCTGCTGTCCGGCACCGGAACCCTCACCGGCACCTCGTTCCGCCGCCGCAGCTGCTGCCTCTACTACCGGGTGCCCGGCGGAGGCCTGTGCGGTGACTGTTGCTTCACACGACCGCCGCGCTCTTCCGCGCACGGCACATCTGGGTGA
- the glgA gene encoding glycogen synthase, with protein MRVGLLTREYPPDVYGGAGVHVEFLARELTNLVDLEVHCWGEGRGVGVIRHRPWAALDTANDALRTFSVDLAMAAGLEGRELVHSHTWYANLGGHLAKMLYGVPHVMTAHSLEPLRPWKAEQLGGGYALSSWAERTATETADAVIAVSGAMREDILTCYPTLDPAKVHIVHNGIDTTLYRPDSGTGVLERLGLDRKRPYVLFVGRITRQKGVPHLLRAVRDIDPAAQVVLCAGAPDTPEIDREFRDLYQELSRVREGVHWIPQMLPRPEVIQLLTHAAAFVCPSVYEPLGIVNLEAMACGTPVVASRVGGIPEVVDDGSTGLLVPVDDDFEAGLTRALDQVIGDPEAARRMGEAGRERAVEEFGWDAVARRTVRLYEETLKLG; from the coding sequence GTGCGAGTGGGACTGCTGACCCGGGAGTACCCGCCGGACGTGTACGGCGGCGCGGGTGTTCATGTCGAGTTCCTCGCCCGGGAGTTGACGAACCTGGTCGACCTCGAAGTGCACTGCTGGGGCGAGGGCCGCGGGGTGGGCGTCATACGCCACCGTCCCTGGGCCGCCCTCGACACCGCCAACGACGCGCTGCGCACGTTCTCCGTCGACCTCGCGATGGCCGCCGGACTCGAAGGCCGCGAGCTCGTGCACTCCCACACCTGGTACGCCAACCTCGGCGGCCACCTCGCCAAGATGCTGTACGGCGTACCGCACGTGATGACGGCGCACTCCCTGGAGCCGCTGCGCCCCTGGAAGGCCGAGCAGCTCGGCGGCGGATACGCCCTCTCCAGCTGGGCGGAGCGCACCGCGACAGAGACCGCCGACGCCGTGATCGCCGTGTCCGGCGCCATGCGCGAGGACATCCTCACCTGCTATCCGACGCTGGATCCGGCCAAGGTCCACATCGTGCACAACGGCATCGACACCACCCTCTACCGCCCCGACAGCGGCACCGGCGTGCTGGAGCGCCTCGGCCTCGACCGGAAGCGCCCGTACGTCCTGTTCGTCGGCCGCATCACCCGCCAGAAGGGCGTGCCCCACCTGCTGCGGGCCGTGCGGGACATCGACCCGGCCGCACAGGTCGTGCTGTGCGCGGGAGCGCCGGACACCCCGGAGATCGACCGGGAGTTCCGCGATCTCTACCAGGAGCTGAGCCGCGTGCGCGAGGGCGTGCACTGGATTCCCCAGATGCTGCCGCGCCCCGAGGTGATCCAGCTCCTCACGCACGCCGCCGCGTTCGTCTGCCCGTCGGTGTACGAACCCCTCGGTATCGTCAACCTGGAGGCGATGGCCTGCGGGACTCCCGTCGTGGCCTCCCGGGTCGGCGGCATCCCCGAGGTCGTGGACGACGGCAGCACGGGGCTGCTCGTGCCCGTGGACGACGACTTCGAGGCGGGCCTCACGCGGGCACTGGACCAGGTGATCGGCGATCCGGAGGCCGCCCGCCGGATGGGCGAGGCCGGCCGGGAGCGCGCGGTGGAGGAGTTCGGCTGGGACGCCGTCGCCCGCCGTACGGTCCGTCTTTACGAGGAGACCCTCAAACTGGGTTAG
- the glgC gene encoding glucose-1-phosphate adenylyltransferase, which produces MRRGGPSVLGIVLAGGEGKRLMPLTADRAKPAVTFGGTYRLVDFVLSNLVNSDILRICVLTQYKSHSLDRHITTTWRMSSLLGNYVTPVPAQQRLGPRWYLGSADAILQSLNLVHDEGPEYVVVFGADHVYRMDPSQMLAQHMESGAGVTVAGIRVPRAESSQFGVITPGSDGLTVERFLEKPADPPGLADDPECVFASMGNYIFTTKALIEALQRDAEDEHSVHDMGGSILPQLTDRGEAMLYDFSANHVPGETTRDRGYWRDVGTLDAYYDAHMDLIAERPAFNLYNRQWPIYTHANQLSPARFNAGGMASESIISAGCLIRGQVTRSILSPGVRVDPGAVVQGSVLHDNVRIGRGAVVRGAVLDKNVEVPPGATIGVNPDRDAELYTVSEGGVIALGKGQVVS; this is translated from the coding sequence ATGCGTCGTGGCGGACCTTCGGTGCTCGGGATCGTACTGGCGGGCGGAGAAGGCAAACGCCTGATGCCCCTGACCGCGGACAGGGCGAAACCAGCGGTCACCTTCGGCGGCACGTACCGCCTTGTCGACTTCGTCCTGTCCAATCTCGTCAACAGCGACATCCTGCGCATCTGCGTCCTCACGCAGTACAAGTCGCACTCGCTGGACCGGCACATCACCACCACCTGGCGGATGTCGAGCCTGCTCGGCAACTACGTCACCCCGGTCCCGGCGCAGCAGCGGCTCGGCCCGCGCTGGTACCTGGGCAGCGCCGACGCCATCCTGCAGTCCCTGAACCTCGTGCACGACGAGGGGCCCGAGTACGTCGTCGTCTTCGGCGCCGACCACGTGTACCGCATGGACCCCAGCCAGATGCTGGCCCAGCACATGGAGAGCGGCGCGGGAGTGACCGTCGCGGGGATCCGCGTGCCGCGCGCCGAGTCCTCGCAGTTCGGCGTGATCACCCCGGGCTCGGACGGACTGACGGTCGAGCGTTTCCTGGAGAAGCCCGCCGACCCGCCCGGCCTTGCGGACGATCCGGAGTGCGTGTTCGCCTCGATGGGCAACTACATCTTCACCACCAAGGCCCTCATCGAGGCCCTGCAGCGGGACGCCGAGGACGAGCACTCCGTGCACGACATGGGCGGCTCGATCCTGCCCCAGCTCACCGACCGCGGCGAGGCGATGCTGTACGACTTCAGCGCCAACCACGTGCCCGGCGAGACCACCCGCGACCGCGGCTACTGGCGTGACGTCGGCACCCTCGACGCGTACTACGACGCCCATATGGACCTGATCGCCGAGCGCCCGGCCTTCAACCTCTACAACCGCCAGTGGCCCATCTACACCCACGCCAACCAGCTCTCCCCGGCCCGCTTCAACGCGGGCGGCATGGCCAGTGAGTCCATCATCAGCGCGGGCTGCCTCATCCGGGGCCAGGTCACCCGGTCCATCCTGTCCCCCGGTGTCAGGGTCGACCCGGGCGCCGTGGTCCAGGGCTCGGTCCTGCACGACAACGTCCGCATCGGCCGTGGCGCGGTGGTGCGCGGGGCGGTCCTGGACAAGAACGTCGAGGTCCCGCCCGGCGCCACGATCGGCGTCAACCCGGACCGGGACGCGGAGCTGTACACCGTCTCCGAGGGCGGGGTGATCGCCCTCGGGAAGGGGCAGGTGGTGTCGTAG
- a CDS encoding sugar-binding domain-containing protein has protein sequence MHTRRLRDRLALLLAAALGAAGPAAAPRATAADDPDEVHGLKGEYYTQSAPGAFDFDQLKATGFDPNLDFGNLEPRLALATGQSDDVSVRWTGKIVPERSGTHTFSVIGDNGFRLWVDADVRYDGSGGLTGADGNVVRGFWSSGPNHSTYELRTQWADRVGPDNAHPEYPRPQLTRADWRNLNGRWQFAAATAGERPPVGRNPAERILVPYPVESQLSGLERHEDRMWYRRTFTVPAGWRIGSGKRLRLNFGAVDWRSEVYVNGTEAARHQGGYDKFSADVTDALKPGRTQELIVGVYDPTGAAAGENPPLGRQRLDPSGIWYTPTSGIWQTVWMEPVATDHVDSLKLTPDAAGGRLTVEARGVRDGAAITATAYDGKRKVATARGRTGAPLTLTVHDPHLWSPDAPFLYGLKVTVGADRVGSYFGMRSIAVEKVNGVPRTVLNGKPVFMMATLDQGFWPDGRYTAPTDDALAHDLKVHKQLGFNAVRKHIKVEPDRWFYWADRLGLMVWQDMPAMTAGVDPSAEARAEYEREMKQMIDEHISSPSVVMWVTFNEGWGQYDMARIADQAKAWDPTRLVDSMSGLNLGADGGTGDIMDEHGYPSPALPPHPDGQRALVSGEYGGLGLAVPGHAWSVQQSYVDVDPATYTGDYLAKLAEVHALACKGSNSAVYTQISDVEGELNGLLTYDRRVLKPDGRRVKAAQQALIRDASQAAPAGCPTT, from the coding sequence GTGCACACCAGACGCCTCAGAGACCGGCTCGCCCTCCTGCTCGCAGCGGCGCTCGGCGCGGCCGGGCCGGCCGCCGCGCCCCGTGCGACCGCGGCCGACGACCCCGACGAGGTCCACGGTCTGAAGGGCGAGTACTACACCCAGTCCGCTCCCGGCGCCTTCGACTTCGACCAGCTCAAGGCGACCGGCTTTGATCCGAACCTCGACTTCGGCAACCTCGAACCGAGGCTCGCCCTCGCCACCGGGCAGTCGGATGATGTCAGCGTCCGCTGGACCGGAAAGATCGTCCCGGAGAGGTCCGGCACCCACACCTTCTCTGTCATCGGCGACAACGGCTTCCGGCTGTGGGTCGACGCCGACGTCCGCTACGACGGAAGCGGCGGCCTCACCGGCGCCGACGGCAACGTTGTCAGAGGCTTCTGGAGCAGCGGCCCCAACCACTCCACGTACGAACTGCGCACGCAGTGGGCCGACCGGGTGGGCCCGGACAACGCCCACCCCGAGTACCCGCGCCCGCAGCTGACCCGCGCCGACTGGCGCAATCTCAACGGACGTTGGCAGTTCGCCGCCGCCACAGCGGGCGAACGCCCGCCCGTCGGCAGGAACCCCGCCGAGCGCATCCTCGTCCCGTACCCCGTGGAGTCCCAGCTCTCCGGCCTCGAACGGCACGAGGACCGGATGTGGTACCGCCGCACGTTCACCGTCCCCGCCGGCTGGAGGATCGGCTCCGGCAAGCGGCTGCGGCTCAACTTCGGCGCCGTCGACTGGCGATCCGAGGTGTACGTCAACGGCACCGAGGCCGCCCGGCACCAGGGCGGCTACGACAAGTTCAGCGCCGACGTCACCGACGCCCTCAAACCCGGCCGCACCCAGGAGCTCATCGTCGGCGTCTACGACCCCACCGGCGCGGCAGCCGGCGAGAACCCGCCGCTCGGCAGGCAGCGCCTGGACCCCAGCGGCATCTGGTACACGCCGACCTCGGGCATCTGGCAGACGGTGTGGATGGAGCCGGTGGCCACCGACCACGTCGACTCCCTCAAGCTGACCCCCGACGCCGCGGGCGGCCGACTCACCGTCGAGGCGCGGGGAGTCCGCGACGGCGCGGCGATCACCGCGACCGCGTACGACGGGAAACGCAAGGTCGCCACGGCCCGCGGCCGCACCGGCGCCCCGCTCACCCTGACGGTCCACGACCCGCACCTGTGGTCGCCGGACGCCCCGTTCCTCTACGGCCTGAAGGTCACCGTCGGCGCCGACCGCGTCGGCAGCTACTTCGGGATGCGTTCGATCGCCGTCGAGAAGGTGAACGGCGTCCCGCGCACGGTGCTCAACGGCAAACCGGTCTTCATGATGGCCACCCTCGACCAGGGCTTCTGGCCCGACGGCCGCTACACGGCCCCGACCGACGACGCCCTCGCCCACGACCTGAAGGTGCACAAGCAGCTCGGTTTCAACGCGGTGCGCAAGCACATCAAGGTCGAGCCCGACCGCTGGTTCTACTGGGCGGACCGGCTGGGCCTCATGGTGTGGCAGGACATGCCCGCGATGACGGCCGGGGTGGACCCGAGCGCCGAGGCCCGCGCCGAGTACGAGCGCGAGATGAAGCAGATGATCGACGAGCACATCAGCAGCCCGTCGGTCGTCATGTGGGTCACCTTCAACGAGGGCTGGGGCCAGTACGACATGGCCCGCATCGCCGACCAGGCGAAGGCCTGGGACCCGACCCGGCTGGTCGACTCCATGTCCGGGCTCAACCTCGGGGCCGACGGTGGCACCGGCGACATCATGGACGAGCACGGCTACCCCAGCCCCGCCCTGCCACCGCATCCGGACGGGCAACGCGCCCTGGTCAGCGGCGAGTACGGCGGCCTCGGCCTCGCGGTGCCGGGACACGCCTGGTCCGTGCAGCAGTCGTACGTCGATGTCGACCCGGCCACCTACACCGGCGACTACCTGGCCAAGCTCGCCGAGGTGCACGCCCTGGCCTGCAAGGGGAGCAACAGCGCGGTCTACACCCAGATCTCTGACGTCGAGGGCGAGCTCAACGGCCTGCTGACGTACGACCGCAGGGTGCTGAAGCCCGATGGGCGGCGCGTGAAGGCGGCCCAGCAGGCCCTGATCCGCGACGCGTCCCAGGCGGCTCCCGCCGGGTGCCCGACCACGTGA
- a CDS encoding GH92 family glycosyl hydrolase has product MRRTRRLRLCLAGAVAASALFAVPGTAQATEPRDGQLTDLVNPFIGTENEGNTYPGAAVPFGMVQFSPDTGHNTGYDYSQNHIRGFSLVHLSGVGCGLGGDLPVLPTTGDVTQTDNARYEAEFSHDDETASPGYYRVGLKTGIRAELTATARTGVQRYTFPATDKANVLLNAAQSLHTDVSTKVEVLDSRTVRTAITGRGFCQDTKPYTVYTITRFDRPFTAYGTWDGTTVTSGSKNGRDGAYVRFDTTRDRTVEATTALSYVDAHGAAVNLRAEGGRSFDAVRHTARRTWEDRLDDVRTQGGADSLRRTFYSSLYRSFLAPNIGSDADGRYTGWDQRIHRTDGFTYYQNWSLWDTYRTQSQLLSLLAPREARDMAISVIKIDEESGWLPKWGYGTVETNIMTGDPVTPFLTNAYQQGLLKGPGGYEERAYRALKQNADGVPPADSPAVGREANKEYIADGFAPYVKGRPHVKPGDSDYDHGASATLEYALSDAMLARMARDLGHGVDAGRYAARAQSYRNVFDPSTGFFRARDASGAFTGPADPAQSEGFHEGTSWQYQWLVPQDLPGVVGLIGGGQAANDRLDSFFAYDRLLADPVRTAREVWVNGPYDYYNADKYNPQNEPDLIAPYTYLSTGQPWKTTDVVHAALTLFTDAPTGMTGNDDLGTMSAWNVLSSIGIFPVQPGYDTWGLSTPVFDRVDLTLDRRYYPHGALTLTAPGTSGTDRYIQSARTDGKAYDGTYLTTGSLRSLRSLAFTVGPRPSEWGMSAQAAPPALN; this is encoded by the coding sequence ATGAGACGGACCCGGCGCCTGCGCCTGTGCCTGGCGGGGGCGGTGGCAGCGTCCGCGCTGTTCGCCGTTCCCGGCACCGCGCAGGCCACCGAGCCGCGCGACGGTCAACTCACCGATCTGGTCAACCCGTTCATCGGAACCGAGAACGAGGGCAACACCTATCCCGGCGCCGCCGTGCCCTTCGGCATGGTGCAGTTCTCGCCGGACACCGGCCACAACACCGGCTACGACTACTCCCAGAACCACATCCGCGGCTTCTCCCTGGTCCATCTCTCGGGCGTCGGCTGCGGTCTCGGCGGCGACCTGCCCGTGCTGCCGACCACCGGTGACGTCACCCAGACCGACAACGCCAGGTACGAGGCCGAGTTCAGCCACGACGACGAGACCGCGAGCCCCGGCTACTACCGGGTCGGCCTGAAGACCGGCATCAGGGCCGAGCTGACGGCGACGGCGCGCACCGGCGTGCAGCGCTACACCTTCCCCGCCACCGACAAGGCCAACGTCCTGCTGAACGCGGCCCAGTCACTGCACACCGACGTCTCCACCAAGGTCGAGGTGCTCGACAGCCGCACCGTGCGCACCGCCATCACGGGGCGCGGTTTCTGCCAGGACACCAAGCCGTACACCGTCTACACGATCACCCGTTTCGACCGGCCCTTCACCGCGTACGGCACCTGGGACGGCACGACCGTGACCTCGGGCTCGAAGAACGGACGCGACGGCGCCTACGTCCGCTTCGACACGACCAGGGACCGTACGGTCGAGGCGACCACGGCCCTCTCCTACGTCGACGCGCACGGCGCGGCGGTCAACCTCCGTGCCGAGGGCGGCCGTTCCTTCGACGCCGTACGCCACACGGCGCGGCGGACATGGGAGGACCGCCTCGACGACGTGCGCACACAGGGGGGTGCCGACAGCCTGCGGCGGACCTTCTACTCGTCCCTGTACCGGTCGTTCCTGGCACCGAACATCGGCAGCGACGCCGACGGCCGCTACACGGGCTGGGACCAGAGGATCCACCGCACCGACGGCTTCACCTACTACCAGAACTGGTCCCTGTGGGACACCTACCGCACCCAGTCCCAGCTGCTGTCCCTGCTCGCGCCCCGCGAGGCCCGGGACATGGCGATCTCGGTGATCAAGATCGACGAGGAGAGCGGCTGGCTGCCCAAATGGGGCTACGGCACGGTCGAGACGAACATCATGACCGGCGACCCGGTCACCCCGTTCCTCACCAACGCCTACCAGCAGGGCCTGCTCAAGGGCCCCGGGGGATACGAGGAGCGTGCCTACCGGGCCCTGAAGCAGAACGCCGACGGGGTGCCGCCCGCGGACTCGCCGGCAGTGGGCCGGGAGGCGAACAAGGAGTACATCGCCGACGGCTTCGCCCCGTACGTCAAGGGCCGCCCGCATGTGAAGCCGGGCGACTCGGACTACGACCACGGCGCCTCGGCGACCCTGGAGTACGCCCTGTCGGACGCGATGCTCGCCCGGATGGCCCGCGATCTCGGACACGGCGTGGACGCCGGCCGCTATGCGGCCCGCGCCCAGAGCTACCGGAACGTCTTCGACCCCTCGACCGGCTTCTTCCGCGCCCGTGACGCCTCGGGCGCCTTCACCGGACCCGCCGACCCGGCGCAGAGCGAAGGCTTCCACGAGGGCACGTCCTGGCAGTACCAGTGGCTGGTGCCGCAGGACCTGCCGGGCGTGGTCGGCCTGATCGGCGGCGGGCAGGCGGCCAACGACCGGCTGGACTCGTTCTTCGCCTACGACCGGCTGCTGGCCGACCCGGTGAGGACGGCCCGCGAGGTGTGGGTCAACGGTCCGTACGACTACTACAACGCCGACAAGTACAACCCGCAGAACGAGCCCGACCTCATCGCCCCCTACACCTACCTGTCGACCGGGCAGCCGTGGAAGACGACCGACGTCGTGCACGCGGCGCTGACCCTCTTCACCGACGCGCCGACCGGGATGACCGGCAACGACGACCTCGGCACGATGTCCGCCTGGAACGTGCTGTCGTCGATCGGGATCTTCCCGGTGCAGCCCGGCTACGACACCTGGGGGCTGTCCACGCCGGTCTTCGACCGGGTCGACCTGACGCTGGACCGCCGCTACTACCCGCACGGCGCCCTCACCCTCACCGCTCCCGGCACCTCCGGCACCGACCGGTACATCCAGTCGGCCCGCACGGACGGGAAGGCGTACGACGGGACGTATCTGACGACCGGCAGCCTGCGCTCCCTGCGCTCGCTCGCGTTCACGGTCGGCCCGCGCCCGTCTGAGTGGGGAATGTCGGCACAGGCGGCGCCACCGGCGCTGAACTGA
- a CDS encoding wax ester/triacylglycerol synthase family O-acyltransferase has translation MTSDLLAPLDLAFWNIESPEHPMHLGALGVFSAHSPTAGAHAADLLAARAAAVPGLRMRIRDVWQPFSFRPLAFGGATREPDPAFDPLHHVRLHAPTADFHADAGRLMECPLERGRPPWEAHVLPGEDGVSFAVLFKFHHALADGLRALTLAAAVMDPMDLPARAPRREEKKAGLLPDVRKLPGLVRGAASDVGRALDIGASLAVSSLGVRSSAALTAEPTGTRRTAGVVIDLDDVHRIRKSEGGTVNDVLIAVVAGALRRWLDERGDSSEGVRPRALIPVSKRRPRTATPQGNRLSGYVIRLPVDDPDPLVRLGTVRAAMDRNKDAGPNRGAGAVALLADHVPPLAHRLGGPLVSQAARLWFDILVTSVPLPSLGLKLGGNPVTEVYPLAPLARGQALAVAVSTYRGHVHYGLVADAKAVPDLDRLAAALTAEVQTLITACGS, from the coding sequence TTGACTTCTGACCTGCTCGCTCCCCTCGACCTGGCGTTCTGGAACATCGAGTCCCCCGAACACCCCATGCACCTCGGTGCGCTCGGGGTCTTCTCGGCCCACTCACCCACCGCGGGCGCCCATGCCGCCGATCTGCTCGCCGCCCGGGCTGCGGCGGTGCCCGGTCTGCGGATGCGGATCCGGGATGTATGGCAGCCGTTCTCGTTCCGGCCGCTGGCCTTCGGCGGGGCCACTCGCGAGCCCGACCCCGCGTTCGACCCCCTCCACCACGTGCGGCTGCACGCCCCGACCGCGGACTTCCACGCGGACGCGGGCCGGCTCATGGAGTGCCCGCTGGAGCGCGGCCGTCCGCCGTGGGAGGCGCATGTGCTGCCGGGGGAGGACGGCGTCTCCTTCGCCGTGCTGTTCAAGTTCCACCACGCCCTGGCCGACGGGCTGCGTGCGCTGACGCTCGCCGCCGCCGTCATGGACCCGATGGACCTGCCGGCCCGGGCGCCCCGCCGCGAGGAGAAGAAGGCCGGCCTGCTGCCCGACGTGCGCAAGCTGCCGGGCCTGGTCCGCGGTGCCGCCTCCGACGTGGGCCGCGCGCTCGACATCGGCGCCTCCCTGGCCGTGTCCAGCCTGGGGGTGCGCTCCTCGGCCGCCCTCACCGCCGAGCCCACCGGCACCCGCCGCACCGCCGGCGTGGTCATCGACCTCGACGACGTGCACCGCATCCGCAAGTCCGAGGGCGGCACGGTCAACGACGTCCTGATCGCCGTCGTCGCGGGCGCCCTGCGCCGCTGGCTGGACGAGCGCGGCGACAGCAGCGAGGGCGTCCGGCCACGCGCCCTGATCCCCGTCTCCAAGCGCCGTCCGCGCACCGCCACCCCACAGGGCAACCGGCTCTCCGGCTACGTGATACGGCTCCCCGTCGACGACCCCGACCCGCTCGTCCGGCTCGGCACGGTCCGCGCGGCCATGGACCGCAACAAGGACGCCGGCCCCAACCGGGGCGCGGGCGCCGTCGCCCTGCTCGCCGACCACGTGCCCCCGCTCGCCCACCGGCTCGGCGGCCCCCTGGTCAGCCAGGCGGCCCGGCTCTGGTTCGACATCCTGGTCACCAGCGTCCCGCTGCCCAGCCTCGGCCTGAAGCTCGGCGGCAACCCGGTCACGGAGGTCTACCCGCTCGCCCCGCTGGCCCGCGGCCAGGCGCTGGCGGTGGCCGTTTCCACCTACCGCGGACACGTCCACTACGGGCTCGTCGCCGACGCCAAGGCCGTGCCGGACCTGGACCGACTGGCCGCCGCCCTGACCGCGGAGGTCCAGACGCTGATCACTGCCTGCGGTTCCTGA